A DNA window from Micromonospora sp. NBC_01739 contains the following coding sequences:
- a CDS encoding efflux RND transporter permease subunit produces MSLLARFSLANRGLVALIAVVTTAFGAYAVPSLKQQLLPSLEFPAAFIVASYPGAAPEVVESQVTEPIENSLRGIPALDTVTSTSREGLTTVTVQYEFGTDLDDVVNKMQTALNRTRLPEGVEPQVFAGSTDDLPAVVLAASGGGDERELAAKLREVVVPELAAIEGVRGVELTGVREELVVITPDPAKLAKAKVQPTAITTALKANGVAVPAGVVRDGERSLPVQVGAPLTTLEELREVVVAPPVKKTPAVRLGDIATVEEQLTPATAITRTNGRESLGITVTADPDGNAVEISHAVGDRLDDLRTATGAELTVVLDQAPFVEKSIKTLSTEGLLGLIMAVVVILVFLLSVRSTVVTAVSIPLSVVVALLALWLGDYSLNLLTLGALTVAVGRVVDDSIVVLENIKRHLTYGEPKREAILTAVREVAGAVTASTLTTVAVFAPIALVGGFVGQLFAPFAITVTVALLASLLVSLTVIPVLAYWFLKPVTGSDGAALRQAAEQRELRSPLQRAYLPVIRFATGRRAYRWATLAVGVLVLFGTFGLARQLESNFLDDSGQDTLNIRQELPVGTGLAGTDAAARQVEAVLAQTPGVESYQVTAGGGDSPWTGSAGNNVASYALRLDGETDAKAMRGILRERFAALGATAGEITFPAGQGGASANELAVIVTAADQQTLATAAEQARVALAGISGVEDVSTTLAQQVPRVEVTVDRVAASRAGLTEAAVGQLVAQSFRGTPVGQISLDGGSRDLVLRLSAKPPLTVEELEALPVGAVKLGDIAEVTQTEGPQQVSRIDGERSVSVTGTVTGSDLGAISSELQRRLDAIEVPGATLTLGGVSAEQQETFADLGLAVLAAIAIVFLIMMATFRSVVQALILLVSIPFAATGAVALLLATGTALSVPALIGVLMLVGIVVTNAIVLLDLVNQYRAQGMGVREAVVEGGRHRLRPILMTAIATIFALTPMAFGLTGEGGFISRPLAIVVIGGLLSSTLLTLVLVPTLYAMVEDTKQSLRHRRSGDSSESSEPEAEATQPTGEAASAEVEATDKQPAQSRPVPAAPSGALLEGTDQFEVLRLPRSRNSPLPPAE; encoded by the coding sequence ATGTCGCTGCTCGCCAGATTCAGCCTCGCCAACCGGGGGCTGGTAGCCCTCATCGCGGTGGTGACCACGGCGTTCGGTGCGTACGCCGTGCCGTCGCTGAAGCAGCAACTCCTGCCCTCGCTGGAGTTTCCCGCCGCCTTCATCGTCGCCTCGTACCCCGGCGCCGCGCCCGAGGTCGTCGAGTCCCAGGTCACCGAGCCGATCGAGAACAGCCTGCGGGGCATCCCCGCCTTGGACACGGTCACCTCCACCTCCCGTGAGGGTCTGACCACGGTCACCGTCCAGTACGAGTTCGGTACCGACCTGGACGACGTGGTCAACAAGATGCAGACCGCGCTGAACCGCACCCGGCTGCCCGAGGGGGTCGAGCCGCAGGTCTTCGCGGGCAGCACGGACGACCTGCCGGCGGTGGTGCTGGCCGCCTCCGGCGGTGGCGACGAGCGGGAGCTGGCGGCGAAGCTGCGCGAGGTCGTGGTACCCGAGTTGGCGGCCATCGAGGGGGTACGCGGCGTCGAGTTGACCGGGGTCCGCGAGGAACTGGTGGTGATCACCCCGGATCCGGCGAAGCTGGCCAAGGCCAAGGTGCAGCCGACCGCGATCACGACCGCCCTGAAGGCCAACGGGGTGGCCGTACCGGCCGGGGTGGTGCGCGACGGCGAGCGCAGCCTGCCGGTGCAGGTCGGGGCGCCGCTGACCACTCTGGAGGAGCTGCGGGAGGTGGTCGTCGCCCCGCCGGTCAAGAAGACCCCTGCGGTACGGCTGGGTGACATCGCCACGGTGGAGGAGCAGCTGACCCCGGCCACCGCGATCACCCGTACCAACGGCCGGGAGAGCCTGGGCATCACGGTCACCGCCGACCCGGACGGCAACGCGGTGGAGATCTCGCACGCGGTCGGCGACCGGCTGGACGACCTGCGGACCGCTACCGGAGCCGAGCTGACCGTGGTGCTGGACCAGGCGCCGTTCGTGGAGAAGTCGATCAAGACCCTGAGCACCGAGGGCCTGCTGGGTCTGATCATGGCCGTGGTGGTCATCCTGGTGTTCCTGCTGTCGGTACGGTCCACCGTGGTCACCGCGGTCTCCATCCCGCTGTCGGTGGTGGTCGCCCTGCTGGCCCTCTGGCTCGGCGACTACTCGCTAAACCTGCTGACCCTCGGCGCGCTGACGGTGGCGGTCGGGCGGGTGGTCGACGACTCGATCGTGGTGCTGGAGAACATCAAACGGCATCTGACCTACGGCGAGCCGAAGCGGGAGGCGATCCTCACCGCCGTACGCGAGGTGGCCGGGGCGGTCACCGCCTCCACCCTCACCACGGTCGCCGTCTTCGCCCCGATCGCCCTGGTCGGCGGCTTCGTCGGGCAGTTGTTCGCGCCCTTCGCGATCACCGTCACCGTGGCCTTGCTGGCCTCCCTGCTGGTGTCGCTGACGGTGATCCCGGTGCTGGCGTACTGGTTCCTCAAGCCGGTTACCGGGTCCGACGGTGCGGCCCTGCGTCAGGCCGCCGAGCAGCGCGAACTGCGCAGCCCGTTGCAGCGGGCGTACCTGCCGGTGATCCGGTTCGCCACCGGACGGCGGGCCTACCGCTGGGCCACGTTGGCCGTGGGAGTGCTCGTGCTCTTCGGCACCTTCGGCCTGGCCCGGCAACTGGAGAGCAACTTCCTCGACGACTCCGGCCAGGACACCCTGAACATCCGGCAGGAACTGCCGGTGGGCACCGGGCTGGCCGGCACCGACGCGGCGGCACGTCAGGTCGAGGCGGTGCTGGCGCAGACCCCGGGTGTGGAGTCGTACCAGGTCACGGCCGGTGGCGGGGACAGCCCGTGGACCGGCAGCGCCGGCAACAACGTGGCCAGCTACGCCCTGCGGCTGGACGGGGAGACCGACGCCAAGGCCATGCGCGGCATCCTGCGGGAGCGGTTCGCCGCCCTGGGCGCGACGGCCGGTGAGATCACCTTCCCGGCCGGTCAGGGTGGTGCCTCCGCCAACGAACTGGCGGTCATCGTGACCGCCGCCGACCAGCAGACCCTGGCGACCGCCGCCGAGCAGGCCCGGGTGGCCCTGGCCGGCATCTCCGGTGTCGAGGACGTCTCGACCACCCTCGCCCAGCAGGTACCCCGGGTGGAGGTGACCGTCGACCGGGTAGCGGCCAGCCGGGCCGGGCTCACCGAGGCGGCGGTCGGTCAACTGGTGGCCCAGTCCTTCCGGGGTACCCCGGTGGGTCAGATCAGCCTGGACGGCGGTAGCCGGGACCTGGTGCTGCGGCTGTCCGCCAAGCCGCCGCTGACCGTGGAGGAACTCGAGGCCCTGCCGGTCGGGGCGGTCAAGCTGGGCGACATCGCCGAGGTCACCCAGACCGAAGGACCCCAGCAGGTAAGCCGGATCGACGGTGAGCGCAGCGTCTCGGTGACCGGTACGGTGACCGGCTCGGACCTCGGTGCGATCAGCAGCGAGTTGCAGCGGCGGCTGGACGCGATCGAGGTGCCGGGGGCCACCCTGACCCTGGGCGGGGTCAGTGCCGAGCAGCAGGAGACCTTCGCCGACCTGGGCCTGGCCGTGCTGGCCGCGATCGCGATCGTGTTCCTGATCATGATGGCCACCTTCCGGAGCGTGGTGCAGGCGCTGATCCTGCTGGTCTCCATCCCGTTCGCGGCCACCGGGGCGGTGGCCCTGCTGCTGGCCACCGGAACCGCGCTGAGCGTGCCGGCGCTGATCGGCGTACTCATGCTCGTCGGCATCGTGGTGACCAACGCGATCGTGCTGCTGGACCTGGTCAACCAGTACCGGGCACAGGGGATGGGGGTACGGGAGGCGGTGGTCGAGGGTGGCCGGCACCGGCTGCGCCCGATCCTGATGACCGCGATCGCCACCATCTTCGCGTTGACCCCGATGGCCTTCGGGCTCACCGGGGAGGGGGGCTTCATCTCCCGGCCGCTGGCGATCGTGGTGATCGGTGGGCTGCTCAGCTCCACCCTGCTCACCCTGGTCCTGGTGCCCACCCTGTACGCCATGGTGGAGGACACCAAGCAGTCGCTGCGCCACCGGCGCTCGGGCGACTCCTCGGAGTCCTCCGAGCCGGAGGCCGAGGCCACCCAGCCCACCGGCGAGGCCGCCTCGGCCGAGGTCGAGGCCACCGACAAGCAGCCGGCGCAGAGCCGGCCGGTGCCGGCGGCACCCTCCGGGGCGCTGCTGGAGGGCACCGACCAGTTCGAGGTGCTCCGGCTGCCCAGGAGCCGCAACTCACCCCTCCCCCCGGCGGAGTAA
- a CDS encoding MFS transporter, translated as MVSTVSVLTRNRNFRNLFMAELVVFGADWFVMVPLLVLLPKLTGSGVWGALVLAVDTGILALLLPYAGAIADRFDRRKIMIVSNLAALVGVLLLLGVRSSGTAWLAMLGIGVIAMAKAFYSPAAQAALPNVLEPEELAAGNAVAGSAWGTMTIVGASLGGVLTAATGPYVCFWVAVVALVVAAGLAGRIRRPLQAPRDKNTPVPQTWTAIREALGYIGHRPRVLALVTVKSAVGLGNGVLTVFPLLAGLYGVGPIGTGLLFAVRGAGALIGPILMRRVLTNRAWLLPGLALSMSAYGLAYLGTSLVSWFPLVLVLVFVAHFAGGSNWVMSNFALQGEVPDRLRGRVFATDMMLATLAISVSQLVVAFVIDVVDERVVLAGCGLVTLVYAIGWRVATRRLSLAAPEPTVAETGTR; from the coding sequence GTGGTCTCCACCGTGTCGGTCCTCACCCGCAACCGGAACTTCCGGAATCTGTTCATGGCCGAGTTGGTGGTCTTCGGGGCCGACTGGTTCGTGATGGTGCCGTTGCTGGTCCTGCTGCCGAAGCTGACCGGCAGCGGGGTGTGGGGCGCCCTGGTGCTCGCGGTGGACACCGGCATCCTGGCGTTGCTGCTGCCGTACGCCGGGGCCATCGCCGACCGGTTCGACCGCCGCAAGATCATGATCGTGTCCAACCTGGCCGCGCTCGTCGGGGTGCTGCTCCTGCTCGGGGTACGCAGCTCCGGTACGGCGTGGCTGGCGATGCTGGGCATCGGAGTGATCGCGATGGCCAAGGCCTTCTACTCCCCGGCCGCGCAGGCCGCCCTGCCCAATGTGCTCGAACCCGAGGAACTGGCTGCGGGCAACGCGGTGGCCGGTTCGGCCTGGGGCACCATGACCATCGTCGGGGCCTCACTCGGCGGGGTGCTCACCGCCGCCACCGGCCCGTACGTCTGCTTCTGGGTGGCCGTGGTCGCGTTGGTGGTCGCCGCCGGCCTGGCGGGGCGCATCCGCCGGCCCTTGCAGGCGCCCCGCGACAAGAACACGCCGGTACCGCAGACCTGGACGGCGATCCGCGAGGCCCTGGGCTACATCGGACACCGCCCCCGGGTGCTGGCCCTGGTCACGGTCAAGTCGGCGGTGGGGCTGGGCAACGGCGTCCTGACGGTCTTCCCGCTGCTGGCCGGGCTGTACGGGGTCGGCCCGATCGGCACCGGCCTGCTGTTCGCGGTACGCGGTGCGGGCGCCCTGATCGGTCCGATCCTGATGCGCCGGGTGCTGACCAACCGCGCCTGGCTGCTGCCGGGGCTGGCCCTGTCCATGTCGGCCTACGGGCTGGCCTACCTGGGCACCTCCCTGGTGTCCTGGTTCCCCTTGGTGCTGGTCCTGGTCTTCGTGGCGCACTTCGCCGGTGGCAGCAACTGGGTGATGTCCAACTTCGCGTTGCAGGGCGAGGTGCCGGACCGGTTGCGGGGCCGGGTCTTCGCCACCGACATGATGCTGGCGACCCTGGCCATCTCGGTCAGCCAACTCGTGGTCGCCTTCGTCATCGACGTGGTGGACGAACGGGTCGTGCTGGCCGGCTGTGGCCTGGTCACTCTGGTGTACGCGATCGGCTGGCGGGTGGCCACCCGACGGCTCTCGCTGGCCGCCCCGGAGCCGACCGTCGCCGAGACCGGCACTCGGTGA
- the thrB gene encoding homoserine kinase, translating to MGGVPTTFAAGPYRVRVPATSANLGPGFDALGLALALYDDVAAEVTTSGVTVSVVGEGAGDLPLDDSHLLVRAMRAAFDELGGQPRGLSVECVNRIPQARGLGSSSAAIVAGVLLARALVTDGTQRLDDDAALRLAARIEGHPDNVAPCLLGGFTLAWTEPSGARAVSLPVAEGVRPTVLVPTERGLTASARAALPPTVPHGDAALNAGRAALLVHALTTRPDLLLPATVDRLHQDYRASSMPGTAAVVEELRAAGVAAVVSGAGPTALALSDLPEGFEPGTDWRILRLPVDVRGAQVGQGRLGHAERDPVAAGRKS from the coding sequence ATGGGCGGCGTGCCGACCACCTTCGCCGCCGGCCCTTACCGGGTCCGGGTCCCCGCCACCAGCGCGAACCTGGGGCCCGGCTTCGACGCCCTGGGTCTGGCCCTGGCGCTCTATGACGATGTGGCCGCCGAGGTGACCACGAGCGGCGTGACCGTTTCCGTGGTCGGTGAGGGCGCCGGTGACCTGCCGCTGGACGACAGCCACCTGTTGGTACGCGCGATGCGGGCGGCCTTCGACGAACTCGGTGGGCAGCCGAGGGGACTGTCGGTGGAGTGCGTGAACCGGATCCCGCAGGCCCGTGGGCTCGGCTCCTCCTCGGCCGCCATCGTCGCCGGGGTGCTGCTGGCTCGGGCCCTGGTGACCGACGGGACCCAGCGGCTCGACGACGACGCCGCGCTGCGGCTGGCCGCCCGGATCGAGGGCCATCCCGACAACGTGGCACCCTGCCTGCTCGGCGGGTTCACCCTGGCCTGGACGGAGCCCTCCGGCGCACGGGCCGTGTCGTTGCCGGTGGCCGAGGGGGTACGCCCCACGGTGCTGGTGCCCACCGAGCGGGGCCTGACCGCCTCCGCCCGGGCGGCTCTGCCGCCGACCGTGCCGCACGGCGACGCCGCGCTCAACGCCGGTCGGGCGGCGCTGCTGGTGCACGCGTTGACCACCCGGCCGGATCTGTTGCTGCCGGCCACGGTCGACCGACTGCACCAGGACTACCGGGCGTCCTCGATGCCGGGTACGGCCGCCGTGGTGGAAGAGTTGCGTGCGGCCGGTGTGGCCGCTGTGGTCAGTGGGGCGGGTCCGACCGCCCTCGCCCTGTCTGACCTGCCCGAAGGGTTCGAGCCGGGAACAGATTGGCGGATTCTGCGGTTGCCGGTGGACGTACGCGGTGCCCAGGTCGGGCAAGGTAGACTCGGACACGCGGAGCGGGACCCTGTTGCCGCAGGTCGCAAGAGTTGA
- the rho gene encoding transcription termination factor Rho has product MSDTTDVTSDVSNVAGDATTAAPARRRRSGTGLSAMLLPELQSLAASLGISGTARMRKGELISAITERQGSAAGAPRPRAEVAAAAAPAREEVHAEVRESAERPESGRRAAEQPAASVETEGRTRTRRSRATAAAEPRVEEPAAEAGERTEGRARRTERAAEQTAERPAERAERGAERTAERTDRAAERGERAAERTAERAERTERGDRTERTERGDRTERTERGDRAERTERGDRTERGERGDRADRGERGSERGDRAERGERGDRGQRAERDTNNDDDDESGGRRSRRSRFRDRRRGRNERGESGGESGGREPQVGEDDVLVPVAGIVDVLDNYAFVRTTGYLAGPNDVYVSMSQIKKYGLRRGDAITGAVRAARDGEQRRDKYNPLVRLDTINGMEPDEAKRRPEFYKLTPLYPQERLRLETEPHILTTRVIDLVMPIGKGQRALIVSPPKAGKTMVLQAIANAITHNNPECHLMVVLVDERPEEVTDMQRSVKGEVIAATFDRPPQDHTTVAELAIERAKRLVELGHDVVVLLDSVTRLGRSYNLAAPASGRIMSGGIDSTALYPPKRFLGAARNIENGGSLTILATALVETGSMADTVIFEEFKGTGNAELKLDRKIADKRTFPAVDVSASGTRKEEILLAPEELAIIHKLRKVLHSLDSQASLDLLLDRLKQSRTNIEFLMQIAKSTPGE; this is encoded by the coding sequence TTGAGCGACACCACCGACGTGACGTCGGATGTTTCCAACGTCGCTGGCGATGCCACCACCGCTGCTCCTGCCCGCCGCCGGCGTAGCGGCACCGGCTTGTCGGCGATGCTGCTGCCGGAGCTGCAGAGCCTGGCTGCGTCGCTCGGCATCTCGGGGACGGCTCGCATGCGCAAGGGCGAGCTGATCAGCGCGATCACCGAGCGGCAGGGCAGCGCCGCGGGCGCCCCTCGACCACGGGCCGAGGTAGCGGCGGCCGCCGCGCCGGCCCGCGAAGAGGTCCACGCCGAGGTACGCGAGAGCGCTGAGCGGCCGGAGTCCGGTCGCCGTGCCGCCGAGCAACCGGCGGCGAGCGTCGAGACCGAGGGCCGGACCCGGACCCGGCGCAGCCGGGCCACCGCCGCAGCGGAGCCGCGCGTTGAGGAGCCCGCAGCCGAGGCCGGCGAGCGGACCGAGGGCCGGGCGCGCCGTACCGAGCGGGCTGCGGAGCAGACCGCTGAGCGTCCTGCCGAGCGTGCCGAGCGCGGCGCGGAGCGGACCGCCGAGCGGACCGACCGTGCCGCCGAGCGGGGCGAGCGTGCCGCCGAGCGCACCGCCGAGCGGGCTGAGCGCACCGAGCGGGGCGACCGCACCGAGCGCACCGAGCGGGGCGACCGCACCGAGCGCACCGAGCGGGGCGATCGTGCTGAGCGCACCGAGCGGGGCGACCGTACCGAGCGGGGCGAGCGGGGTGACCGTGCCGACCGCGGTGAGCGCGGCTCCGAGCGGGGTGACCGTGCTGAGCGTGGCGAGCGCGGGGACCGCGGACAGCGTGCCGAGCGGGACACCAACAACGACGACGACGACGAGAGCGGAGGTCGGCGCAGCCGGCGTAGCCGCTTCCGGGACCGTCGGCGCGGCCGGAACGAGCGTGGCGAGTCCGGCGGCGAGTCCGGCGGCCGTGAGCCGCAGGTCGGCGAGGACGACGTGCTCGTGCCGGTGGCCGGCATCGTCGACGTCCTCGACAACTACGCCTTCGTCCGGACCACCGGCTACCTGGCCGGTCCGAACGACGTGTACGTGTCGATGTCCCAGATCAAGAAGTACGGCCTGCGCCGGGGTGACGCGATCACCGGTGCGGTGCGGGCGGCCCGGGACGGCGAGCAGCGTCGCGACAAGTACAACCCCCTGGTCCGGCTGGACACCATCAACGGGATGGAGCCGGACGAGGCCAAGCGGCGGCCGGAGTTCTACAAGCTCACCCCGCTCTACCCGCAGGAGCGACTGCGGCTGGAGACCGAGCCGCACATCCTCACCACCCGGGTGATCGACCTGGTCATGCCGATCGGCAAGGGGCAGCGGGCGCTGATCGTCTCGCCGCCGAAGGCCGGTAAGACCATGGTGCTCCAGGCGATCGCCAACGCGATCACGCACAACAACCCGGAGTGCCACCTGATGGTGGTGCTGGTCGACGAGCGGCCCGAAGAGGTCACCGACATGCAGCGCTCGGTCAAGGGCGAGGTCATCGCGGCCACGTTCGACCGTCCGCCGCAGGACCACACCACGGTCGCCGAGCTGGCGATCGAGCGGGCCAAGCGCCTGGTCGAGCTGGGCCACGACGTGGTCGTACTGCTCGACTCGGTGACCCGGCTCGGTCGGTCGTACAACCTGGCGGCGCCGGCCAGCGGCCGGATCATGTCGGGTGGTATCGACTCCACCGCGCTGTACCCGCCGAAGCGGTTCCTCGGCGCGGCCCGCAACATCGAGAACGGCGGCTCGCTGACCATCCTCGCCACCGCGCTGGTGGAGACCGGTTCGATGGCGGACACGGTCATCTTCGAGGAGTTCAAGGGCACCGGTAACGCGGAGCTCAAGCTGGACCGGAAGATCGCCGACAAGCGGACCTTCCCGGCCGTGGACGTCAGCGCCTCCGGTACCCGCAAGGAGGAGATCCTCCTCGCGCCGGAGGAGCTGGCCATCATCCACAAGCTCCGCAAGGTGCTGCACTCGCTGGACTCGCAGGCGTCGCTGGACCTCCTGCTGGACCGGCTCAAGCAGTCCCGTACCAACATCGAGTTCCTGATGCAGATCGCCAAGTCGACCCCGGGGGAGTAA
- the rpmE gene encoding 50S ribosomal protein L31, whose product MKQNIHPEYVTTEVTCSCGNTFSTRSTAKGGSIHVETCNACHPFYTGKQRVLDTAGRVAKFQQKYAKVQAKKAK is encoded by the coding sequence ATGAAGCAGAACATCCACCCGGAGTACGTGACCACCGAGGTCACCTGCTCCTGCGGCAACACCTTCAGCACCCGCAGCACCGCCAAGGGGGGCTCGATCCACGTCGAGACCTGCAACGCCTGCCACCCGTTCTACACCGGTAAGCAGCGCGTCCTGGACACCGCTGGTCGGGTCGCCAAGTTCCAGCAGAAGTACGCCAAGGTTCAGGCCAAGAAGGCCAAGTAG
- the prfA gene encoding peptide chain release factor 1, with protein MSSERLARLLDEYAELEKRLADPAIHADQGTARRVGRRYAELVPLHKAAAELEQARADLAAARELAAEDPSFAAETETLAAELPALEERLAELLIPRDPHDAKDVIVEIKAGEGGEESALFAGDLLRMYTRYAERRGWLTEVIDAQDSDLGGVKDVSLAIKTKGVPEGGNGVWSRLKWEGGVHRVQRVPVTESQGRIHTSAAGVLVLPEAEEVDVTIDPNELRIDVFRSSGPGGQSVNTTDSAVRITHLPTGIVVSCQNEKSQLQNREQAMRILRARLLAAAQEQADAAASDARKAQVRTVDRSERIRTYNFPQNRITDHRIGYTAYNLDLALAGELDGVLDALTEADRAARLAGDPELARR; from the coding sequence ATGAGCAGCGAGCGTCTGGCCAGGCTCCTCGACGAGTACGCCGAGCTGGAGAAGCGGCTGGCCGACCCGGCCATCCACGCCGATCAGGGCACCGCCCGGCGGGTCGGTCGGCGGTACGCCGAACTGGTCCCGCTGCACAAGGCCGCCGCCGAGCTGGAACAGGCCCGGGCGGATCTGGCCGCGGCCCGGGAACTGGCCGCCGAGGACCCCTCCTTCGCGGCCGAGACCGAGACCCTGGCGGCGGAGTTGCCCGCGCTGGAGGAGCGGCTGGCCGAGCTGCTGATCCCGCGCGATCCGCACGACGCCAAGGACGTCATCGTCGAGATCAAGGCCGGTGAGGGCGGCGAGGAGTCCGCCCTGTTCGCCGGGGATCTGCTGCGGATGTACACCCGGTACGCCGAGCGACGTGGCTGGCTCACCGAGGTGATCGACGCCCAGGACTCCGACCTCGGCGGGGTCAAGGACGTCTCCCTGGCGATCAAGACCAAGGGGGTCCCCGAAGGGGGCAACGGGGTGTGGTCCCGACTCAAGTGGGAGGGCGGGGTCCACCGGGTGCAGCGGGTCCCGGTCACCGAGTCCCAGGGGCGCATCCACACCAGCGCCGCCGGGGTACTCGTGCTGCCCGAGGCCGAGGAGGTCGATGTCACCATCGACCCCAACGAGCTGCGGATCGACGTGTTCCGCTCCTCCGGGCCGGGCGGCCAGTCGGTGAACACCACCGACTCGGCGGTACGCATCACCCACCTGCCCACCGGCATCGTGGTCTCGTGTCAGAACGAGAAGTCCCAGTTGCAGAACCGGGAGCAGGCGATGCGGATCCTGCGGGCCCGGCTGCTGGCCGCCGCCCAGGAGCAGGCCGACGCGGCCGCCTCGGACGCCCGCAAGGCCCAGGTGCGTACGGTCGACCGGTCGGAGCGCATCCGTACCTACAACTTCCCGCAGAACCGGATCACCGATCACCGGATCGGCTACACGGCGTACAACCTGGATCTGGCGCTGGCCGGGGAACTCGACGGGGTGCTGGACGCCCTCACCGAGGCCGACCGGGCCGCCCGACTGGCCGGGGACCCGGAACTGGCCCGCCGCTGA
- a CDS encoding GGDEF domain-containing protein has product MGWLDRVEDQVDALRKARALQEVSRSTEAYAILDGVLRTTRDPHTRGDALVQRLSALINLGRTAEYTRAIEEASAVVRDLAEPYLHGHLNALAALAAHHQGALDRCVTHLVRAARALGAVDDPDRDTAWGWHDLAMAYSYLSFHGYALGAIERARQLGNAAGIPEETFAAPGIRLRNAVALDHTGDGDGCLRVLRDIATDLTRFIANGTADRLRPSSLAAYGYAGARRAALGDVVETVGGADPARLLGHGADSARARDMRQLGQVCLAIADGRPIEAVTRLGSVQVSAETLGAAEPARLRSIALGRAGDHAGAHRADRLAFRLAAQRHDRLRDVYIDGIAARIDHEEMRREAARFEGEALTDPLTGLPNRRRLERYIAAVVARGERVVIGVCDLDGFKAVNTRHGHHSGDLVLQRIAGVINRVMRRGDFVARYGGDEFVVVLPGAGMTEAAEVARRIDAAIRTEDWESLVPGTPVGVSIGFSEVGAGGPGQRDALSAAFEAADREMLRAKGCPRGA; this is encoded by the coding sequence GTGGGCTGGCTCGACCGGGTCGAGGACCAGGTTGACGCCCTGAGGAAAGCGCGGGCGCTCCAGGAGGTGAGTCGCTCCACGGAGGCGTACGCGATCCTGGACGGGGTGCTGCGTACCACCCGGGACCCGCATACCCGGGGCGATGCGCTGGTGCAACGCCTCTCCGCCCTGATCAACCTGGGCCGCACGGCCGAGTACACCCGGGCCATCGAGGAAGCCTCCGCCGTCGTACGCGATCTCGCCGAGCCCTACCTGCACGGGCACCTCAACGCCCTGGCCGCGCTGGCCGCGCACCACCAGGGCGCGCTGGACCGCTGCGTCACCCACCTGGTGCGGGCCGCCCGGGCCTTGGGTGCGGTCGACGACCCGGATCGGGACACCGCCTGGGGCTGGCACGACCTGGCCATGGCCTACTCCTACCTGAGCTTCCACGGCTACGCCCTGGGTGCGATCGAACGGGCCCGGCAACTGGGCAACGCGGCCGGGATCCCGGAGGAGACCTTCGCCGCCCCGGGCATCCGGCTACGCAATGCGGTGGCCCTGGACCACACCGGCGACGGCGACGGCTGTCTGCGCGTACTGCGGGACATCGCCACCGACCTGACCCGGTTCATCGCCAACGGCACCGCCGACCGACTGCGCCCCAGCAGCCTCGCCGCCTACGGGTACGCCGGGGCCCGCCGGGCCGCCCTCGGTGACGTCGTCGAGACCGTGGGAGGTGCCGACCCGGCCCGGCTGCTCGGGCACGGGGCGGACAGCGCCCGCGCCAGGGACATGCGCCAACTCGGTCAGGTCTGCCTGGCCATCGCCGACGGCCGGCCCATCGAGGCGGTCACCCGGCTGGGCAGCGTGCAGGTCAGCGCCGAGACCCTCGGTGCCGCCGAACCGGCCCGGTTGCGCAGCATCGCCCTGGGCCGGGCCGGTGACCACGCGGGGGCGCACCGGGCCGACCGGTTGGCCTTCCGGCTGGCCGCCCAACGGCACGACCGACTCCGCGACGTCTACATCGACGGCATCGCCGCCCGCATCGACCACGAGGAGATGCGCCGGGAGGCGGCCCGCTTCGAGGGGGAGGCCCTCACCGACCCGCTGACCGGGCTGCCGAACCGCCGCCGGCTGGAGCGCTACATCGCGGCCGTGGTCGCCCGCGGCGAGCGGGTCGTCATCGGCGTCTGCGACCTGGACGGCTTCAAGGCGGTCAACACCCGGCACGGGCACCACTCCGGGGATTTGGTCCTCCAGCGGATCGCTGGGGTGATCAACCGGGTGATGCGCCGGGGTGACTTCGTGGCCCGCTACGGCGGCGACGAGTTCGTGGTCGTCTTGCCCGGTGCCGGGATGACCGAGGCCGCCGAGGTGGCCCGGCGCATCGACGCCGCCATCCGCACCGAGGACTGGGAATCCCTGGTGCCCGGCACCCCGGTCGGGGTCAGCATCGGTTTCTCCGAGGTCGGCGCGGGCGGCCCGGGCCAGCGCGACGCCCTCAGCGCCGCCTTCGAGGCGGCCGACCGGGAGATGCTGCGGGCCAAGGGCTGCCCCCGCGGCGCCTGA